tttttatggAGTCGCGATgcggtcgatcgacggGGCTTAAAATATATACACAAGACCTCTGTCATGGTCAGAATTACTCAAACGGTTGTTTGGTAGAATATCAGTTTAGCACGCTAGTCCATCGTTGAAGTTTGGTGTGCGATTTACCAAATTTCTGGACATTCACCGATATCATTAAAAATCATACACTCCCCTTTAGCCCCACATTTTGGATACAAGTACAAGCTGGCTTATCTAAATACCGAGATGTCGCAGCCGTCCACCAAAAAACGACAACGGCCGAGACCCTGTGACGCATGCGCCATCCGCCGTGTGAAGTGCGATATAGATTCATGCACCGGTGGTATTTGCTCGAACTGTCTCACTCATAAAGTTCCATGTACCAACCTCCGCGTGAGGCATAAATCCGGTCCAAAGAAAAGTACTAGAACAGTCAAAAACACAGAGGATCTCAACGACGAAATCTATGCTCAGTCTACACTACCTGCTCATGTGTGCGCATTTTCTTTGAAACAAATTATCCCTTACCTTGAGATATATCATTCGAATTTTTACGATATCTGGCCGGTAGTATCAATTCAAAGTACAGTTTCAATTTTGACACGTTCAAGCCCCTTAAAGAATGTGGAGCAGGTATTTCAACTAGCGAATGTTTTAGATGATTTTCGTATCACCATCGCCGAGGACAATGCCCAAGAATATGCTCTTTGTTGCGCATTGTGCGCTACGATCGCACAATATCACAGTTTCGTCACATACACTCCAGCCAGGAGCGATCTCAAAAATGCTGGCTTATATGCTCAAGAGGCAAGGAGGATAATTTATGAGTATAGACTGAAAAGCACACCAAATAttgatctccttctgaCATCCTTCTTCCTACATAAATACTATGCTATTGCGCCTGGCCAACAGCACAAAGGTCTTATTTACCTCCGTGAAGCTGTTTCTCTTGCAGATATCTTAAAAATGCACGAACCACAGTCACTGCTTCATTTGTCACCCGTTGAGGCTCATAGgcagaaaaaaatctaCTATTTGCTCGTGGTAACCGAAAGGTTTGTCAGCTTTAAAACTAATTTGCCCGTTCTTCTTGAACCTTCAATTCCACTCCCTGAAGCAGATTTCGAAAAATCCTCAAATTCACTTTACGGGTTCACCACTCTGTGTGCAATTTTCAGTGCAACGGATAAGCAATTCTATGTTGAGCTTCATAC
This window of the Ogataea parapolymorpha DL-1 chromosome VII, whole genome shotgun sequence genome carries:
- a CDS encoding sucrose utilization protein SUC1; this encodes MSQPSTKKRQRPRPCDACAIRRVKCDIDSCTGGICSNCLTHKVPCTNLRVRHKSGPKKSTRTVKNTEDLNDEIYAQSTLPAHVCAFSLKQIIPYLEIYHSNFYDIWPVVSIQSTVSILTRSSPLKNVEQVFQLANVLDDFRITIAEDNAQEYALCCALCATIAQYHSFVTYTPARSDLKNAGLYAQEARRIIYEYRLKSTPNIDLLLTSFFLHKYYAIAPGQQHKGLIYLREAVSLADILKMHEPQSLLHLSPVEAHRQKKIYYLLVVTERFVSFKTNLPVLLEPSIPLPEADFEKSSNSLYGFTTLCAIFSATDKQFYVELHTKVLETGRTHNMFQIPETNLFQDFTLNGSTELKRLWLLELQQKLQIRIDVDKIATSAQKVNVIVSKAWLQSLGWLIASANFLISSDESIAVEHECFKINFPLKVANELLSSLQNLPDHAFRCNGPDISMKLLEIADSLYILIKSYVDPATTELAYERMGAVFDMVLKYKAGMDLPRALFTKISKLLESWKVNGLREICHNLSSEFSSYEPALTRSGSLVRCNTRQDSALFNNSFSGSRANLQHRQTSGIRLDVSSSLFASLERVSSGQFNPLTTHKEPTTSKGVASFFLGQLGPNTAPFHAPGAP